The Roseofilum capinflatum BLCC-M114 genomic sequence GAAACAACAATGAAACAAAATTTGGCGATCGCCGCCCTAACTCTACTGTTTTCAGGCAGCCTATCCTTACCCAGTTGGGCCGAAACCGTGATGGAAAAAGTCATGCGTACAGGGGTACTAACGGCAGGGACTCGAACCCATACAGCTCCCTTTGCTTATATTAATGAGGAAGAAGAGTTGGTGGGCTATTCAATTGATATGCTTGACCGAATTCGACAGGAAATAGAAGCCCAACTGGGTAAAGAAATCACCTTAGAATTAGTGGAAGTGACTCCCGATACTCGGATTCCTTCGATTACGAATCGCACCGTTGATTTGGTCTGTGGAGTCACCAGTTTTACTTGGGATCGGGATATTTTTGTAGATTTCTCTCTCAGCTATGCTGTCACTGGTACTCGTTTACTGGTCAAACAAGGGGATACATTAGGGTCGCCAGAATCTTTAAGTGGGAAAAAAGTAGGGGTATTGCTGGGAACCACCAACGAGCAAGTGATTCAACTGATTCAACCCGATGCGGATTTGGTTCCCATGCGCGGTAGTGCGGAAGGATTAGCCGCTCTGCAAGAAGGAGAAATCGATGCCTTTGCTTGGGATGGAATTCTGTTAGAAGGATTACGGAAAACGGCTGGCGATCCTGATGAGTTCAGCGTTGTACCGGACATTCCCTATACCCGTGAAGGGATTGCCTGTATGATGCCCGAAGATAACTCTACCTTCCGCGATCTGGTGAACTATACCCTGGCTAAATTCATGCAAGGTTACCTGATGGAGCGCCCAGACGATGTAGCCGTGGTTAATCGCTGGTTTGGCCCGGAAGGGGTCACTCCCGTTAACGAAGATTTAGTGGTCGAGTTTTTCCGAGATATTATTGATACCCATAGTCAAGTGCCGATCGCCCCATAGGGTCTACTGTATGGGTAATGAACTGTTCTAGAGAGCTAGACCATTACCCATAACCAAGGTTTTAAAAAACCCCTGACTATTCAATCAGGGGTTTAGATGCCAATCACATATTTTTTCCATTCTTGATGTGTACCGCTCGTCACATGCTTGTGCAGCTCAAAATAGAGACTGCTGTATGGTTTTCGCGGGGGATGAGATAAACTCATGAAGGCTTCTTCTGGAGTTCGGTTTCCTTTTCTGACATTACAGCGTACACAGGCCGTAACTAAGTTTTCCCAAGTCTCGCCTCCTCCGCGCGATCGCGGAATCACATGATCGAGGGTTAACCCTTCTCCCTTCTGTCCACAATATTGACAGGAATGGGAATCCCTGTATAAGATATTTCGTCTGGTCAAAGGAATTTCTTTATAGGGAACTCGGATATAGTGCCGCAGTCGAATTACGGTTGGTAAGGGAAAACCGGGACACAATAATTTACCATTGTGTTCCACTTGTTCGGCTTTTCCCTTGAGCAACAAAACAACCGCCCGTCGCCAGGTAGCGATATTGAGCGGTTCGTAAGAGGCATTTAACACCAGAACCTTGCTCATGGATATAATGAATTGCAAAAATATTTTCACATAGCGTAGCACATTGTTTTCAGTTCAGCATGAAATCCGTTCGATCGGGCCCTTGCTGTTCTTCCTCTACCCGAAAAACACGGTATTTAATCAACCATTTTAATACGGATATTCTTTATGGGTTTTTGCGGATTCACAGCAGGACTTCATGAAATCTATACTAAAGATTCAATAAAAATTCTGAACTATATGTTAATTCATAACTCTGAATTAGAGTCTGTTTTGACTCCCGGATCGGCGATGGAGGTGGCGATCGCCGGAACCCCTAGCGCTGATACTCTGATCGGAACCCCAAGCCGCGATCGCATCATTGCTGATGCCGGAGACGATTGGATCGCCGGCAATCAAGGCTCAGATACCCTCAACGGCAATCTGGGGCAAGATCTCCTCTATGGCGGGCAAGACTCGGATCTGCTCCATGGAGGTCAAGGAAATGATACCCTGCATGGAGATAGAGGCAGCGATCGCCTTTCCGGAGACCTCGGTTCAGACCTGCTGATTGGGGGTGAAGGTCAAGACATCTTTATCCTCAGCCAACTCTCACCCGAAAACCCAACCGCAGCAGATTGGATACTCGACTTTGAAGACGGTCAAGACTATATTCAACTCCAAGGGGGATTAACCAGCGATCGCCTGATCATCGCTTTAGGAACCGACAACTTAACCGGTACAACCCTCATTCAAGACCTACGCACCGGCCAAACCCTCGCCATTTTACCCGGTATTCATCCCAACCAACTCACCGCCGAAGACTTTATCAGCGATCCGCTCCCCTCCACCCTCACCCAAACCGCCCAATCCGAGTCCCCCTTACTCCTAGCTGCTCCCCAAACCCCCAGCTCCTTTAACATCGAATTTGACTACCGATTTGACCACAGTGGCTTTTTCAACGACCCCAACCGTCGCCAAATCCTAGAAACCGCCGCCTCCTTCTGGGAGCGCCATATTCTCGATGAATTTACCGATCTGGCCCCCGGAACCCCCATTTACATCAAAAATCCAACCACTGGAGGTACAGTATCCTTCAGCCTAGATCGCCCCATTGATGATATCCTCGTCTTTGTCGGTACAGCGCCCCTA encodes the following:
- a CDS encoding amino acid ABC transporter substrate-binding protein, with product MKQNLAIAALTLLFSGSLSLPSWAETVMEKVMRTGVLTAGTRTHTAPFAYINEEEELVGYSIDMLDRIRQEIEAQLGKEITLELVEVTPDTRIPSITNRTVDLVCGVTSFTWDRDIFVDFSLSYAVTGTRLLVKQGDTLGSPESLSGKKVGVLLGTTNEQVIQLIQPDADLVPMRGSAEGLAALQEGEIDAFAWDGILLEGLRKTAGDPDEFSVVPDIPYTREGIACMMPEDNSTFRDLVNYTLAKFMQGYLMERPDDVAVVNRWFGPEGVTPVNEDLVVEFFRDIIDTHSQVPIAP
- a CDS encoding HNH endonuclease: MSKVLVLNASYEPLNIATWRRAVVLLLKGKAEQVEHNGKLLCPGFPLPTVIRLRHYIRVPYKEIPLTRRNILYRDSHSCQYCGQKGEGLTLDHVIPRSRGGGETWENLVTACVRCNVRKGNRTPEEAFMSLSHPPRKPYSSLYFELHKHVTSGTHQEWKKYVIGI
- a CDS encoding M10 family metallopeptidase C-terminal domain-containing protein, yielding MLIHNSELESVLTPGSAMEVAIAGTPSADTLIGTPSRDRIIADAGDDWIAGNQGSDTLNGNLGQDLLYGGQDSDLLHGGQGNDTLHGDRGSDRLSGDLGSDLLIGGEGQDIFILSQLSPENPTAADWILDFEDGQDYIQLQGGLTSDRLIIALGTDNLTGTTLIQDLRTGQTLAILPGIHPNQLTAEDFISDPLPSTLTQTAQSESPLLLAAPQTPSSFNIEFDYRFDHSGFFNDPNRRQILETAASFWERHILDEFTDLAPGTPIYIKNPTTGGTVSFSLDRPIDDILVFVGTAPLASQTIAQAGPSAAWTADSDLDIRFNSPNFEPWTGHISFNSTTNWFIDPTPHTHNDIPPGQVDLMTVATHELGHILGIGNTQAFNQWISGQTFMGPNALVITEGLGVPLAEDLSHIEDHFLPNGISGESLLDPMIPSAVRQFPTRLDLALLQDIGYQIIL